In Vigna angularis cultivar LongXiaoDou No.4 chromosome 8, ASM1680809v1, whole genome shotgun sequence, one DNA window encodes the following:
- the LOC108344959 gene encoding carboxylesterase 1 — translation MMSLFSFSHYKFLWRCSIAFAFFLTLFFIANSLTLQAQSTSTPCNKDPYKQLNLILNQNGTVTRPDKPPDSPPAEDPTLLVLSKDLSINRSKGTWARLYLPRAAQHQRSKLPLVVFFHGGGFIFLSAGSTIFHEFCFNMANDVVAVVASVEYRLAPEHRLPAAYDDAVEALQWIKASQDDWLKNLVDYSNVFLMGSSAGGNIAYNAGLRAAAAADYQIPKIKGLILVQPFFSGTRRTGSERRLANEPHLGHCFNDAMWELSLPVGVDRDHEYCNPTARKGPARLELIEKVGWWVLVTGCGGDPLVDRQVQLVKLMKKKGVKVVGHFTPGDYHGIQDSDPLKAKVLYGVIKTFISALN, via the coding sequence atgatgtccctcttctctttctcacaTTACAAATTCCTTTGGAGATGTTCaattgcatttgcatttttcTTAACCCTTTTCTTCATTGCAAACTCACTCACTCTCCAAGCCCAATCCACTTCAACCCCATGCAACAAAGACCCCTACAAGCAACTCAATCTAATCCTTAACCAAAACGGCACCGTCACACGCCCCGACAAACCCCCCGACAGCCCGCCCGCAGAGGATCCCACTCTCCTCGTACTCTCCAAAGACCTCTCCATCAACCGATCCAAGGGCACCTGGGCGAGGCTGTACCTGCCCCGCGCAGCACAGCACCAACGCTCTAAGCTCCCCCTGGTGGTTTTCTTCCATGGTGGAGGGTTCATTTTCCTCAGTGCAGGCTCGACGATCTTCCACGAGTTTTGCTTCAACATGGCAAACGACGTCGTCGCGGTCGTAGCGTCCGTGGAGTACCGTCTCGCGCCGGAACATAGACTCCCCGCGGCGTACGATGATGCCGTGGAGGCGCTGCAGTGGATAAAAGCCAGCCAGGATGATTGGCTCAAAAACCTCGTCGATTACTCGAACGTTTTTCTCATGGGGAGTAGTGCCGGGGGAAACATCGCCTACAACGCGGGTCTACGTGCAGCTGCGGCTGCCGACTATCAGATTCCCAAGATCAAAGGGCTTATTTTGGTTCAACCGTTTTTCAGTGGGACCCGCAGGACAGGTTCGGAGCGGAGGCTGGCGAACGAACCTCACTTGGGCCACTGCTTTAATGACGCGATGTGGGAGTTGTCGTTACCGGTTGGGGTTGACCGTGATCACGAGTATTGCAATCCGACGGCGAGGAAGGGTCCTGCGAGATTGGAATTGATCGAAAAGGTTGGATGGTGGGTACTGGTTACCGGGTGTGGAGGTGACCCACTGGTGGATCGTCAGGTCCAGCTGGTTAAGTTGATGAAAAAGAAGGGTGTGAAAGTTGTGGGGCATTTCACCCCAGGGGATTATCATGGGATTCAAGATTCTGATCCATTGAAGGCAAAGGTGCTATATGGAGTAATCAAAACTTTCATTTCAGCTTTAAATTAA